The following proteins are co-located in the Camelina sativa cultivar DH55 chromosome 12, Cs, whole genome shotgun sequence genome:
- the LOC104729319 gene encoding tubulin-folding cofactor C-like, with amino-acid sequence MVMEDDDPETLDPALQKKHHDMLERLSARHQARKSDLPDTSSSSSTLESTSSFLAKFSDAKRSIESRIAESRLVSSSSSSSATDSSKLKSDLADISSAINNLEKLLAENSYFLPSYEVRSSLKIVSDLKQSLESLSAELIPKKKFSFKSKSTTKKLPEIQKPGVVSPPPNVPVPVPVRDSPGLRNKHGETLVKSFKGSSIGEFTLSDLDSCQVQLTGTVNALFLHRLKNCNVYTGPVVGSILIDDVQDCVLVLASHQIRIHCARKSDFYLRVRSRPIIEDSNGVRFAPYCLDYQGIEEDLKKAGLDEETKNWSNVDDFKWLRAVQSPNWSVLPEEERVSSVSISR; translated from the coding sequence ATGGTTATGGAAGACGACGATCCCGAAACCCTAGATCCGGCATTGCAGAAGAAGCACCATGACATGCTTGAACGCCTTTCTGCTCGTCATCAAGCTCGTAAATCCGATTTACCTGAcacctcatcctcctcctccactcTCGAATCGACTTCCTCGTTTCTCGCCAAATTCTCCGACGCCAAGCGATCCATCGAGTCTCGAATCGCTGAGTCACGACTCGtttcgtcctcctcctcctcctccgcgaCAGATTCGTCAAAGCTTAAATCGGATCTTGCTGATATCTCCTCAGCGATCAACAATCTCGAGAAGCTTCTCGCTGAGAATTCCTATTTCCTTCCTTCTTACGAGGTACGGTCGTCTCTGAAAATAGTATCAGATCTCAAGCAGAGCCTCGAGAGCCTCTCCGCCGAGTTAATCCCGAAGAAGAAGTTCTCGTTCAAGAGCAAATCGACGACCAAAAAGCTCCCGGAGATTCAAAAACCCGGCGTCGTTTCACCACCTCCGAATGTCCCCGTACCCGTACCCGTACGCGATTCTCCGGGATTGAGGAACAAGCACGGAGAGACTCTGGTGAAAAGTTTCAAAGGCTCGTCGATCGGAGAATTCACATTGTCGGATCTCGATTCATGCCAAGTACAGTTAACAGGAACTGTGAACGCTCTGTTTCTTCACAGGTTGAAGAACTGTAACGTCTACACAGGTCCAGTGGTTGGTTCGATTCTGATCGACGACGTACAAGATTGTGTTCTTGTGTTGGCCTCGCATCAGATAAGAATCCATTGCGCTAGGAAGAGTGATTTCTACCTGAGAGTGAGGAGTCGTCCCATAATTGAAGACAGTAATGGTGTTAGATTTGCTCCTTACTGTTTGGATTACCAAGGGAttgaagaagatttgaagaaggCTGGTTTGGATGAGGAGACTAAGAACTGGTCCAATGTGGATGATTTCAAGTGGCTTAGAGCTGTACAGTCGCCGAATTGGTCAGTTTTGCCGGAAGAAGAAAGGGTTTCTTCGGTTTCCATTTCCCGGTGA
- the LOC104729322 gene encoding tryptophan N-monooxygenase 1-like, with amino-acid sequence MNTFTSNSSDLITPTTTETSSFSTLYLLTTLQAFVAIILVMLLKRLTTDPSKKKPSLPPGPTGWPIIGMIPAMLQSRPVFRWLHSIMKQLNTEIACVRLGNTHVITVTCPKIAREMLKQQDALFASRPLTYAQKILSNGYKTCVITPFGDQFKKMRKVVMTELVCPARHRWLHQKRSEENDHLTAWVYNMAKNSGSVDFRFMTRHYCGNAIKKLMFGTRTFSKNTAPDGGPTVEDVEHMEAMFEALGFTFAFCISDYLPMLTGLDLNGHEKIMRESSAIMDKYHDPIIDERIKMWREGKRTQIEDFLDIFISIKDEQGNPLLTADEIKPTIKELVMAAPDNPSNAVEWAMAEMVNKPEILRKAMEEIDRVVGKERLVQESDIPKLNYVKAILREAFRLHPVAAFNLPHVALADTTVAGYHIPKGSQVLLSRYGLGRNPKVWADPLSFKPERHLNECSEVTLTENDLRFISFSTGKRGCAAPALGSALTTMMLARLLQGFTWKLPKNETRVELMESSHDMFLAKPLVMVGQPRLPEHLYPTVK; translated from the exons ATGAACACTTTTACCTCAAACTCTTCGGATCTCATCACTCCCACTACAACCGAGACATCGTCGTTTAGCACCTTGTATCTCCTCACAACACTTCAAGCCTTTGTGGCTATCATCTTAGTGATGCTACTCAAGAGACTGACGACGGACCCCAGCAAAAAGAAACCGTCTCTCCCGCCGGGTCCAACCGGATGGCCGATCATCGGAATGATTCCGGCGATGCTACAGAGCCGTCCCGTTTTCCGGTGGCTCCACAGCATCATGAAGCAGCTCAATACCGAGATAGCATGCGTGAGGTTGGGAAACACTCACGTGATCACCGTCACGTGCCCTAAGATAGCACGTGAGATGCTCAAGCAACAAGACGCTCTCTTCGCCTCGAGGCCTTTAACTTACGCTCAGAAGATCCTCTCCAACGGCTACAAAACCTGCGTGATCACTCCCTTCGGTGACCAGTTCAAGAAAATGAGGAAAGTTGTGATGACGGAACTCGTTTGTCCAGCGAGACACAGGTGGCTCCATCAGAAAAGATCAGAAGAAAACGATCATTTGACCGCTTGGGTATACAATATGGCTAAGAACTCGGGCTCTGTCGACTTCCGGTTCATGACTAGGCATTACTGTGGAAACGCAATCAAGAAGCTTATGTTCGGTACAAGAACGTTCTCTAAGAACACTGCACCTGACGGCGGGCCGACCGTGGAAGATGTAGAGCACATGGAAGCTATGTTTGAAGCATTAGGGTTTACGTTTGCTTTTTGCATCTCTGATTACTTACCCATGCTCACTGGACTTGATCTTAACGGCCACGAGAAGATTATGAGAGAGTCGAGTGCGATTATGGACAAGTATCATGACCCAATCATCGACGAGAGGATCAAGATGTGGAGAGAAGGAAAGAGAACTCAGATCGAAgattttcttgatattttcaTCTCTATCAAGGACGAACAAGGCAACCCATTGCTTACCGCCGATGAAATCAAACCCACCATTAAG GAACTTGTAATGGCGGCGCCAGACAATCCATCAAACGCTGTGGAATGGGCCATGGCGGAGATGGTAAACAAACCGGAGATTCTCCGTAAAGCAATGGAAGAGATCGACAGAGTGGTCGGAAAAGAAAGACTCGTTCAAGAATCCGACATCCCTAAACTAAACTACGTCAAAGCTATCCTCCGTGAAGCATTCCGTCTCCATCCCGTCGCGGCCTTTAACCTCCCACACGTGGCACTTGCCGACACAACCGTCGCCGGATATCACATCCCTAAAGGAAGCCAAGTCCTTCTTAGCCGATATGGGCTAGGCCGTAACCCGAAAGTTTGGGCCGACCCACTTAGCTTTAAACCGGAGAGACATCTCAACGAATGCTCCGAAGTCACTTTGACTGAGAACGATCTTCGGTTTATCTCGTTTAGTACCGGAAAAAGAGGTTGCGCTGCTCCGGCGCTAGGTTCGGCGTTGACCACGATGATGCTCGCGAGGCTTCTTCAAGGTTTCACATGGAAGCTACCCAAGAATGAGACTCGTGTCGAGCTGATGGAGTCTAGTCATGATATGTTTCTGGCTAAACCGTTGGTTATGGTCGGTCAGCCGAGATTGCCGGAGCATCTCTACCCGACGGTCAAGTGA
- the LOC109128171 gene encoding defensin-like protein 75 yields the protein MAKNISLAVVGTIAIILLLVIAEQANAFTVDADCFGPCTNNCQQLCISKGYTDWTCGSFRTGTSCCCKPRKKQIFKQATRLNN from the exons atggccAAGAACATATCTTTAGCAGTTGTTGGTACCATCgcaataattttgttgttggtcATTGCAG AACAAGCAAACGCATTCACCGTTGACGCTGATTGTTTTGGACCGTGCACTAACAATTGCCAACAGCTTTGCATATCAAAAGGTTATACAGATTGGACTTGTGGTTCTTTTAGAACTGGGACGAGTTGTTGCTGcaaaccaagaaagaaacaaatctttaaaCAAGCTACTAGATTGAACAACTAA